The DNA window GCGGTTGCTCTTCTTATGTCCAGGGATGCCGAAACCTTTTCGGCGATTTACGCCACTGTGGTTGTGACGAGTTATTCCATGGCGGCGAGCCTGCTTATAGGAGTTCCGCTGGGGTTTGTCCTGGGGTATTTTGAATTCAGGGGAAAGCGGTTGGTGCGGACAATCGTTGACACGTGCCTCGCCCTGCCGACGGTTCTCATAGGCCTGGTTGTTTATGCCCTCATATCAAGGCGAGGCCCTCTGGGGGAACTGGGACTTCTTTTTACCCTGAAGGCAATTGCCATAGGTCAGGCCATTCTGGCATTGCCGATAATTATGGCTCTTACCGCTACTGCCGTAGAAAGCCTTGATAGACAGCTTCGCATAACTGTCCTCACTCTTGGGGCTAGAGGCAAACAGGTTCTGTTAACGACTATCTGGGAAGCCAGGCATGCCATACTTGCAGCGGCTCTGACCGCCTACGGCAGAGTCCTTACGGAAGTTGGAATCTCAATGATGGTAGGAGGCAACATCAAATGGCACACACGCACGATAACCACGGCTATCGCTCTTGAAACGGGAAAAGGAAACTTCTCGCAGGGTATTGCACTGGGACTGGTTCTCATGTTCATTGCCTTTGCGGTTAACGTGGCTCTTTCATTCCTCAAGAAAAGAACCCAGTGAACTATGGAAAAGCCGATTTATCGACTGGAAGGCATCCGGCATCGTTACGGAAATAGAACGGTTCTCAGGATTGACGTCCTGGAAATACATAAAGGTGAGATCATCGGGCTGGTGGGTCCCAACGGCAGCGGTAAGAGCACGTTGCTTCGACTTCTCGCCTTCATTGAGAACCCTTCTGCGGGAAGGTTGCTTTACTTTTCCGAAGGCAGGAAGCCTCATTTTGAAGTGACCTTGTTGACCCAGGAGCCTTATCTTCTCAAGAGAGATGTCTTCGGCAATGTGGGTTACGGCTTGAGGGTTCGTGGAGAGCGGGCAAACCTGCAACGGCGTGTCGAAGAAGCCCTCGAATGGGTCGGTCTCGATCCCGCAGCTTTCATTCGAAGAAAATGGTATGAGCTTTCGGGTGGTGAAGCTCAGCGTGTGGCTCTGGCGGCAAGGCTTGTTCTCAGGCCCAGAGTTCTTCTGCTCGACGAACCCACGGCTAATGTAGATGCGGAGAGCGCGCGCCGAATCCAGGAAGCAGCCATTAAGGCGCAGGAGAGATGGGGAACGACGATTGTGGTTAGCAGTCATGATTGGTGGTGGTTGTTAAATCTGTGCGACAGAGTTGTACACCTCTTCGAAGGTCAAGCCCTCGGTTCTGGAGTGGGGAATCTCATTTTTGGACCCTGGAAGAAGATCGGGGATAATCTGTGGAAAAGAACTTTGAGCAACGGCCAGGCTATCATATGCCCCAACGTTCCGGGCGAAAACGCAATCGGATGGATTGAACCGGAGGGCATCAGAATAGGATTGATTGAAAACGGAAAAAAGGGCGATGCAAATTCCGGTACGCGGGTAATAGAACTTCAGGGCAGGGTTGCGAACCTTGCCGCTTACGGTAAAAAGAATCATCTAGTCGCCACCGTGTGGGTGGGAGAAGAAAGATTCTTGAGTCTGATAAATCCCGAAGACACCGTAGTGGTTCCGGGTCAGGAAGTTTGTATCAGCATAGATGCGGGAAGGATCCGCTGGCTGGATAGAAATTAGCAAGATTAAAAGTCTATTCCGTATTTTTCCAGCTTGTATCTCAGAACACGCTCCGATATTCCCAGCATTTCTGCTGCCCTCGTTTTGACCCCGCCTGACTTTTCTAAAGCCTTCCTGATGCGGGTTCTCTCAAGGAGAGCAACCGCTTCGGGTAAAGGAAGGTCGTCGTAAGTGTTAACGCTGATTTCGGGGGGAGTGCTCTGTAAGTAGGGCGGTAGGTCCTCCAGGCGAATTATTTCATCTTCCGCCATGATGACGGCACGTTCCACGATGTTTTCCAGCTCCCTGACATTACCGGGAAAATCATGGTGAAGCAGTCGCTCCATTACTTCACGGCTTACGGATTTGATCTCTTTCCCGTGTTTCCCGGAAAAAAGCCTCAAAAAATGGTTCACCAGGGGAGGAATGTCCTCTTTGCGGGCCCGAAGCGGTGGGACATAGATAGAAAAAACGTTAAGCCGCCAGAATAAATCTTCCCGGAAAGTGCCTTCCTTTACCATTGACTCCAGATCTCTGTTTGTGGCCGCAATTATTCTCACGTCAACGGCCATCTCCCTGGTACCGCCCACACGGTGGAATGTCCCGTTCTGTAGCACTCTAAGAAGCTTAGCCTGTAGCCCTACGGACATGTCTCCAATCTCGTCCAGAAAAAGGCTTCCTCTGTGGGCAAGTTCAAAAAGGCCGGGCTTGGCCTGGTGAGCCCCCGTGAAGGCTCCTTTCTCATGACCGAAAAGCTCACTTTCCAGCAATCCTTCCGGTATTGCGGCGCAATTTACGGTCATGAGAGCCCTATCCCTGCGAGAACTCAGGCTGTGAATCAGCCTGGCCACTACCTCTTTTCCCGTACCCGACTCTCCCAGTATCAGAACGGTGGCGTCGGTTTCTGCAACTCTAGAAACAAGGGTCAGAAGCTCCTTCATTTTCGGGCTTTCGGCAATAAAGTCGGGTATATCCCGCGGGGTAAGGCTCTCCAGTTTTTTTCGTAAAACCTCCACTTCCTTCTGGAGTTTCAGTTCCCGAATGGCCTTTTCTATTATGATGAGAAGTTCTTGCAGGTTTACGGGCTTGGTGAGGTAGTGATAGGCGCCTCTTCTCATTGCTTCGACGGCGCGTTCCACGGATCCAAAGGCGGTTAGCATTATTACCTGAATCAGGGGATGCTCTTCTTTTATCTTCTTAAGGAGACTCAGGCCATCGACATCCGGAAGCTTCCAGTCCAGAATGATCACATCTACGGGTATTAGATCCGGCGCAGATAGCTTTTGCAGTGCCTCACGGCCCGAAAGAGAAGTTTCAATCCTGTAGCCTTTGTGCTTTAAAAATTCGCTCAAAATCCTCAGCTGATTGGGGTCGTCTTCAACGATCAGGATCTGCCATGATTTCACTTTTGGCTTACCCCTGGAATGATCACGACGGCTCCCGTTCCGCCCAACGATGATTGTTCGAGTTTTACTGTTCCCCCATGAGCTTCAACGACCTTTTTTACCAGATAAAGGCCCAATCCGAAACCTTCTTTTTTCGTGGTTATAAAGGGCTCAAAGATTTTTGACCGGATTTCCACAGGTATGCCCGTTCCGCTGTCCTCTATTCTGAAGGCCACGTAATCCGGGCCTGCTGAGGCCGAGATCGAAACCGAACCACCTTCAGGAGTGGCTTCTAAAGCATTACGGATCAGGTTTTCCAGAGCCCTGAGAAGCCATTTTCTGTCGGCCGTAAACTTAATCGTCTCGTGGGGATAGTCAGCGATAAAAGAGATTCCCGAAGCCTTCGCCCTGGGAACGAATTTGTGCTCCAGTTCAGAAAGTATATCCTGGACTGAAAGGGGCTCCGTGGATATTTCGATCCCTCTGTCGGGAGACAACAGGTCCAGGGACAACTCAGACATCCTGGCTATTTCCTGCATAAGAGTTTCCATGATTTCGGGTTTTAGCTCACCCAGTTCCTTCATGTACTGAAGCCCCATGGACAGGGTATTTAGAGGGTTTCTGATTTCGTGGGCGACCATAGCCGCAAGCTTGCCCATCATGGCAACCCGTTCGGAGGCTTCAAGCCTTTGCTCCAGCTCCTGTTGTCGTGATGCCATCCTGGCAACGAGATACCAGGAAAGAACGAAAAGGATCACCGCGGCAAGGACGCTTATCCCCGTAAACCAAAGGCTTTTCCGCAGGGTTCTCACTTCAAGAGTCCGGTCTAAAGCGAGGATCATAAAAAGTTTTCGCCCTGGCAGGGGATAAAATTCTGTACAAAAATAGTATGTGTCCCCCGCTCGATAACCTGTAAGGCAGTGCTTTAAAATTTTTTTTGCTTCATCAGGCGAGACGTAAGGCATTGTGTTAATCAGTATTCGTCCTCTTTCGCTTAACAGTATTCCTTTCAGGAATGGGTAACCCTGAAGTTCGTCAAGAAGCCAGGTCAGGGAACGCATGTGATGAGGAGCATGGGGCAACTGGCGCAGTAGCTCCATGTGGCCGGTTATTCGTGACTCGATGCAATTGACCATGCTGGTGAGGTCGGAAACCCTGTGAGTATTGAATACGTTTTTTAAAATTATGAATTGTATAAGGGCCAGAAAAAAGAGTACCGCTACGCCTGCAATCAATGCGTAGCGGTACATCTTCAGCATTTCGGCCAAACCTCTGCTTCAACTATCTATCATCGGGCTCCCAGCAGGGAGGACAATAATATCTTCCGCCTCCGTGATGGCGGCCGTGCCGGTATCCGGGGCCTCTCATTGCTCCCCACAGGGGGTATCCTTTGTCATCTCTGAGGGTAATTGTTCCCGATTGGGTCTCGATGGTTTTGGGAAAGACCAGGTCGTCGTTCTGAAAACCCCTGATTTTGACCCTTTCCCCTTTCTTCAGGGTAAAACCCTTTTCCTGCCAGTAATGCCAGGGCCCCAGCCTGACGATGTAATATTCACCCTCATCGGTTTTTACGGTTGCAACCGGAAACGTAAGGGCCACTATGGAACCCTCGAAGGTAACTTCCCTGGCGTTGCTCATAAATCCATGCCAGGGAGGAGGCGGAGGACCTTCTTCCTGCTCCGCATAAGTTATCGCTCCGCTCATCGGAACCAGCGCCAACAGAAGCAACAACCCGATCAACACCCTCTTTTTCATGATTTAACCTCCTCTGTAAGTTTAGTAATTATCGGAATCTTGTGAAGTCTTACCGGATTCGCTCTGGAAGTTTTGCCTGTTTCCTGTAACATCTCTTTTATAATTTCCATCGTACTGGAATCTCATGTGCCTTCCCGTTGACCCGTTATAATAGGGGCAGTCCTGATATGACCGCGATCTGCTCATCGAGCCGTATCTCCCGGCTTCGGAAAAAGAGACCCACACTCCAAGCAACAGGCTCAGCACCGCAAACCCTAACGCAGTCCTTTTTAACCTACCCTTGATTCTTTCCATTTTTTACCTCCTGATTTTTTTGCCTTTACTTTTCGTGGCGCCACGCACCGAAGACCTGAAGCATATGGCGTGCCATGGATTATAAATGCCTGTGATATTAATATGTTATCAGCTCAGGAAAGAAAAACCCCCTTTTTCCCGGGCTTTACTTTAAGGAAAAAGGGGATCTGCTTCGACAAAAGGGCAGGGTGGAACGACAAGAATGTCGAGACGTGGCTGAAGCTATTCGTTTAGAGACCTCAATGCCTGCCAATCAAATTGCCTGGCAATTTCCAGGGCGTCTTCCCAGGACATGTTTTTAAAGCTTATCATGAATACGGCGGGAGCATCCTGAGAGTTTGCCAGAGAGACCACGACGGCGCCGCCGTGATCCTTTTTGTCATAGCTTATGCCCACATGAAATCCGTTGACTTCGAGAGTTTTGACGAGCCCTTCACTGCTGTCGATCTCGATTCTCCTGTCGTAGTTGGACCAGTAATCTGCCGCCATTGCGCCGTAAAAAACATGGGCCTCCAACTCCTTATCCCCCTGAACATAGGTTTTATGGGCGGTCACCATACTTCCCATAGGAGATCCGGACATCTTAATTCCTTCACACTGATTGCCCTTCCATCCGTCAAGATCTACCAGGTATTTACAAATCTCCTCATACTCAGGCTGTCCTGCCATGCAGGGTAAAGAAAATAAC is part of the Thermodesulforhabdus norvegica genome and encodes:
- a CDS encoding sigma-54-dependent transcriptional regulator; the encoded protein is MKSWQILIVEDDPNQLRILSEFLKHKGYRIETSLSGREALQKLSAPDLIPVDVIILDWKLPDVDGLSLLKKIKEEHPLIQVIMLTAFGSVERAVEAMRRGAYHYLTKPVNLQELLIIIEKAIRELKLQKEVEVLRKKLESLTPRDIPDFIAESPKMKELLTLVSRVAETDATVLILGESGTGKEVVARLIHSLSSRRDRALMTVNCAAIPEGLLESELFGHEKGAFTGAHQAKPGLFELAHRGSLFLDEIGDMSVGLQAKLLRVLQNGTFHRVGGTREMAVDVRIIAATNRDLESMVKEGTFREDLFWRLNVFSIYVPPLRARKEDIPPLVNHFLRLFSGKHGKEIKSVSREVMERLLHHDFPGNVRELENIVERAVIMAEDEIIRLEDLPPYLQSTPPEISVNTYDDLPLPEAVALLERTRIRKALEKSGGVKTRAAEMLGISERVLRYKLEKYGIDF
- a CDS encoding ABC transporter permease encodes the protein MEYIFSGLVGAVALLMSRDAETFSAIYATVVVTSYSMAASLLIGVPLGFVLGYFEFRGKRLVRTIVDTCLALPTVLIGLVVYALISRRGPLGELGLLFTLKAIAIGQAILALPIIMALTATAVESLDRQLRITVLTLGARGKQVLLTTIWEARHAILAAALTAYGRVLTEVGISMMVGGNIKWHTRTITTAIALETGKGNFSQGIALGLVLMFIAFAVNVALSFLKKRTQ
- a CDS encoding sensor histidine kinase codes for the protein MLKMYRYALIAGVAVLFFLALIQFIILKNVFNTHRVSDLTSMVNCIESRITGHMELLRQLPHAPHHMRSLTWLLDELQGYPFLKGILLSERGRILINTMPYVSPDEAKKILKHCLTGYRAGDTYYFCTEFYPLPGRKLFMILALDRTLEVRTLRKSLWFTGISVLAAVILFVLSWYLVARMASRQQELEQRLEASERVAMMGKLAAMVAHEIRNPLNTLSMGLQYMKELGELKPEIMETLMQEIARMSELSLDLLSPDRGIEISTEPLSVQDILSELEHKFVPRAKASGISFIADYPHETIKFTADRKWLLRALENLIRNALEATPEGGSVSISASAGPDYVAFRIEDSGTGIPVEIRSKIFEPFITTKKEGFGLGLYLVKKVVEAHGGTVKLEQSSLGGTGAVVIIPGVSQK
- a CDS encoding ATP-binding cassette domain-containing protein — its product is MEKPIYRLEGIRHRYGNRTVLRIDVLEIHKGEIIGLVGPNGSGKSTLLRLLAFIENPSAGRLLYFSEGRKPHFEVTLLTQEPYLLKRDVFGNVGYGLRVRGERANLQRRVEEALEWVGLDPAAFIRRKWYELSGGEAQRVALAARLVLRPRVLLLDEPTANVDAESARRIQEAAIKAQERWGTTIVVSSHDWWWLLNLCDRVVHLFEGQALGSGVGNLIFGPWKKIGDNLWKRTLSNGQAIICPNVPGENAIGWIEPEGIRIGLIENGKKGDANSGTRVIELQGRVANLAAYGKKNHLVATVWVGEERFLSLINPEDTVVVPGQEVCISIDAGRIRWLDRN